The genome window CAGTGAATTTGCCAAAAATTTTCTAATTGTTACTAAAAAACTCCTCGGCGATAGTGATTATACAGTATTAGCCTGATTAAATTTAAGAAGTTTACGTTGTGAAAACAAAATTAATAACCCGTGAAGGCTATCAAAAACTGCAAAAAGAGGAAGATTATCTTTGGCGGGTAAAACGTCCTGAAATTACTAAAATTGTATCTTGGGCTGCAAGCCTTGGCGATAGATCGGAAAATGCCGATTATCATTTTAATAAACGCGTGCTTCGCCAAATAGACAGTCGCGTGCGTTTTCTGCGTAAACTTTTACCAGATTTAAAAATTGTTGATTATTCGCCACAGCAAGACGGCAAAGTATTTTTCGGTGCCCGCGTAGAAATAGAAAATGAAAATGGTGATAAAAAAGAGTTTCGTATTGTTGGGCCGGAAGAAATATATGGTGAAGCGAAAGATTATATTTCTATCGACTCGCCTATGGCACGGGCATTACTAAAAAAAGAAGTAGATGATGAAGTTGAAGTCATTACTCCTGATGGACCGGTTACTTGGTATATCAATAAAATTGGCTATCAAAAATAGGTTTTTGCTAAACCTAAGGATAAACATTGCTTATATCATTCATAACTTGTAACAATCTAGCTTGCCTAATTTAGTTATTAGTTTTTGAAAAACAACAAAATTAGCTTATAGTCGATATTATATTAATTAGTAACATTAAGTGATAGAGGGTCATATGGGACAGGAAACCCCGAAAATATTAGTCGTTGATGATGATATGCGTTTACGCGCATTGTTAGAGCGCTATTTAGTTGAGCAGGGCTTTGTTGTTAGAAGCGCAGCTAATTCTGAACAAATGGATAGGTTAATAGAACGTGAAAATTTTCACTTGCTCGTTCTTGATTTAATGTTACCTGGTGAAGATGGTTTATCTATTTGCCGTCGTCTACGCCAAGAAGAAAATCAAATCCCAATTATTATGCTAACTGCAAAAGGTGATGAAGTAGATCGTATTATCGGTTTAGAACTTGGCGCCGATGATTACATGCCTAAACCTTTTAACCCGCGTGAATTACTCGCTCGTGTGAAAGCGGTATTACGACGTAAAACTCAAGAGGCTCCGGGTGCCCCGTCACTGGAAGAAGAAGTTATTGAGTTTGGTGAATTTTCCCTAAACTTAGCAACTAGAGAAATGTCTAAGGGTGATCTGTCTATGCCACTTACCAGTGGCGAATTTGCTGTATTAAAGGCGTTAATCACCCACCCAAGAGAGCCATTGTCTCGTGATAAATTGATGAACTTAGCTCGTGGTAGAGATTATTCTGCGCTCGAGCGCAGTATTGATGTACAAGTTTCACGTTTACGCCGTATGCTTGAACAAGATCCGGCTAATCCTCGTTATATTCAAACTGTTTGGGGACTTGGTTATGTGTTTGTACCCGATGGAAGTAGAGTTGCTTAACTAATCTGATCACAAATGAAAATATTACCACGTAGTGCTTTCGGCCAAACCGTATTGTTGATAGGTTTTTTGTTATTAATAAACCAGGTAGTGTCATATTTATCGGTTGCCATTTACGTTATTAAGCCTAATCTAGAGCAAATAAATCAGCTGCTTGCCAAGCAAGTTAAAGTGGTATTTATCGATGGCGGTAATTCTAAGTTTAACCCTCAATTAGCCGAAGCGTTTCATCAAGAAACAGGCATTGGTGTGTATCGGGAGCGAGACGCTTTAATGTTAGGCTTGGCTGAGGCTTCATATTATCCTTATTTGTCTATGCAAATGAGTGAGTTACTCGAAGGTGAAGCAGAAGTTCGGATCTCTCAAGGTGATGAATATTTGTTCTGGATCAGGCCGCCACAAGCACCAAGCTTGTGGGTAAAAATTCCTTTGCATGGTTTAGATGAAGCCAGTTTTTATCCATTAATTTTTTATCTTGTTTTGATTGGTGTGTTAAGTGTCGCCGGGGGCTGGTTATTCATTAGACAATTAAACCGCCCGTTAAAAGCGTTACAAAAAGCCGCTATCGACGTGGGTAAAGGACAGTTTCCTGACCCACTGAAAGAACAAGGTTCAACAGAAGTTACCGCCGTAACGAGAGCCTTTAATCATATGTCAAAAGGGATAAAACAATTAGAGGCTGATCGTAGTTTACTAATGGCCGGTATATCTCATGACTTACGTACTCCGCTAACACGCATTCGTCTTGCCAGCGAAATGATGAGCGAAGATGAAGATTATTTAAAAGAGGGTATTGAAAAAGATATTGACGATATGAATGCCATCATTGATCAATTCATAGATTACATTCGTCATGACATGATGGATAAAACACAACCAATCGAACTCAACCAGATGATAAAAGATGTGGTTGAACTTGAAAGCGGTGATGGTACAAATATTCACCTGCAACTTGGCCCAAATACTGAAATTCCGATGGTTTATGCGGCAATGAAGCGAGTCTTGGCCAATTTAATTCAAAATGCATTTAAATATTCTAACAACGATATTGAAATCAGCAGCGGTATTAACCAAGAAACCAATAGAGCTTATTTCAGCGTTGCAGATAATGGCCCTGGCATTAGCGATAGTGAAATAGAACGTTTATTTCAGCCCTTTACTCAAGGTGATACGGCAAGAGGCACAGAAGGCAGTGGCTTGGGCCTTGCCATTATAAAGCGAATTGTTGATGGGCATGGCGGCAGAGTTACCTTGCAAAACCGCAGCAGTGGCGGCTTGATAGCTACGGTTGAATTACCAATAAATTAACCGGATTTTTATCGCTTCTAGCTAAAAGCGGTATTAATATAGATAGCCGCACAATTTAATAATATAATTAACAGCAATACAGCTCTTGATAACTCTTTTGATAAGGCGCAAAAAGCCATGGCTGAAAATATTTGCAAAAGTTTGCCAATCAATACCCCTGCAAATATGCCAAATTCATAAGCTAAATATCGCACTACTAAGTTTGCTTCCAGAGCAATGCTATCCTTAATCATAAACTGCAGAGTCGTTACGTAATCTAAGGTGGCGGTTAATAGCAAAATAAACCAGAAAATCCGATACTTCTGTAAAGCATAAAATAGGTTTTGCTGTAAGGAAACCTCTCTGTCTAATATGGTCATAGTGATTTGAGCGGAAAAAATAAAATCCATTTTAAAGCAATCCGTGCGGGGACACACTCACTCCAAAGTAATGATAATAGACTAAGAAGTTTAGCTGGCTTTGCTAATTTTTCCATGTTTGCGGCAATTATATCCACTTTCAAATAAATAGAGTCAGATCTAAATTAAATCATATTTAATTTAGATCTGACTCTATTTATTTCCTTGCTGCATTCAAGGCCAAAAAAAACCTGCAGTAGCAGGTTTTTTAACAACAATTGGATGCAGATTTAAATTCTACAGTTGCGGACCTGCAGCAACTAAACCAGCACCGTGGTCATTGTCGGTAAATTTGTCAAAGTTGCTTACAAAGCGTTTTGCTAAGTCTTCAGCTTTAGTATTCCATTCACTTGCATCTGTATAAGTATCACGAGGATCCAAAATGCTGCTGTCTACGTTATTTAGAGCTTTTGGTACAGATAAGTTGAACATTGGTAATGTTTGAACTTCAACATTATCAATTGAACCATCTAAAATGGCATCAATAATTGCGCGAGTATCTTTAATTGAAATACGTTTTCCTGTGCCATTCCAACCAGTGTTTACCAGGTAAGCTTCAGCACCAGAGGCTTGCATACGTTTAACTAATACTTCGGCGTATTGAGTCGGATGTAAACTTAAAAATGCTGCGCCAAAACAACTTGAAAAAGTAGGCGTTGGCTCTGTTATACCACGTTCAGTACCAGCTAATTTAGCGGTGAAGCCTGACAAGAAGTAATATTCAGTTTGCGCTGGAGTTAATTTAGCAACAGGAGGTAGTACACCAAATGCATCAGCTGTTAAGAAAATAACTTTTTTTGCATGTCCTGCCTTAGAGACCGGCTTAACGATGTTTTCAATGTGATGAATTGGGTAAGAAACACGAGTGTTTTCTGTTTTTGAACCATCATCGTAGTCAATTGCACCGTCGTTGTTTACTACAACGTTTTCTAATAGAGCATCGCGACGAATAGCATTAAATATATCTGGTTCGTTTTCAGCGCTCAAGTTGATGGTTTTTGCATAACAACCACCTTCAAAGTTAAATACGCCGTTATCATCCCAACCATGCTCGTCATCACCAATTAGTTGACGTTTAGGATCTGTTGATAATGTTGTTTTTCCAGTACCTGATAAACCGAAGAAAATCGCCGTGTCGCCATCTTTACCAACATTGGCACTACAGTGCATTGAGGCGATACCTTTAAGAGGTAATAAGTAGTTCATCATTGAGAACATACCTTTCTTCATTTCGCCGCCGTACCAAGTACCACCAATTAACTGCATTTTTTCAGTTAAGTTGAAGGCAACAAAGTTTTCTGAATTTAAACCATGCTCTTGCCAATCTTGGTTATTCGTCTTAGCACCGTTCATTACGATGAAGTCAGGCTCGTAGCTTTCAAGCTCTGCATCCGTTGGACGAATAAACATGTTTTTAACGAAATGCGCTTGCCAAGCAACTTCTGTAATGAAGCGTACTTTTAAGCGAGTGTCATCATTAGCACCACAAAATGTATCAACAACAAATAAACGTTTACCAGAAAGTTGCTCGGTAACGAGTCCTTTAATATGCGACCATGTTTCAGGTGTCATTGGTTTGTTATCGTTTTTACCTTGATCAGACCACCACACAGTGTCGCGACTTACGTCATCACGAACAATGTATTTATCTTTAGGAGAGCGTCCTGTAAATATACCCGTATCTACAGCAACAGCACCTGATTCAGTGACTGTGCCTTTTTCATAACCTTCGAGGTTAGCTTTAGTTTCTTCTTCGAATAATAATTCATAAGAAGGATTGTAAACAATCTCAGCTGTTTGGTTGATACCGTATTGCGATAAATCGATGGTCTTCGCAGTAGTCATTTTGACAAGCTCCTGGCCGCGTTAGAGTAAAAGGTCTAAAAAACATTTGTATTGTGTGAATAGTAACGAAATTGTTAGGAGATTAAAAGGTAAAATGTAGCCAATAATGAAAGTTTTTCAAGGCCATTACAAAAAAGGCGCTAACATTAGCTGTAATGGGGAGTTTAGCTATATGTTAGTGCCGTTTATTATAAGAAAAATTATATAATTTAAAGTTAACTTTTCTAACTTGCAAAGTATAATTTTATTAACCTAATTACTTAGTTTGGGTTAAGTAATGGATTCAATTTTTCTTGATCGAAGTGGTAATTAGTTTTACAAAAATCACAAGTGATGTTGATTTGTTGGTGCTCATTTAAATGTTCAATAATTGCCTCTTTGCCCATGTTGGCAATGGCCGCTAAACATTTATCTTCAGAGCAACCACAAACAAAACTCACTACTTGTGGTTCGAACAAACGCACTTGTTCCTGATTATACAAGCGGTACAGCACTTCATTTGCGTCTAAATTAAATAATTCATCTGGCTTAATTGTCGCAGTTAACTGACTGATATGCTCAAAATCGCTCATTTGTTGTTCTTTATCTTCTGAATCAGGTACCACTTGCAGTAAACACCCTGCGGCTTGAATTGTAGTGGTATCAGCAAATAACCAAATTTTAGTGGCAAGTTGTTCCGATGTTGCAAAATAATGCTCTAGACATTCGGCTAAGGTTTCACCTTCAACAGCAACCACACCTTGATAGCGTTCGCCTTGTTTTGGGATAATAGTAATAACCATATTGGCTTTACCCATTAAATCTTGCAAGCTTGTACCCTTGATTTCGCCTTCTATACTGGCTATGCCGCGCATTTGTTGTAAATTATCACCATTAATGACAGCATATTTTACTGGGCCATTGCCTTGAATTTGAACAGATATTTCACCTTCAAATTTTAATGTTGCCGTTAGTAAGCAAGTCGCCGCCATTAATTGGCCGAGTAAATCGGTTACTGCAGCCGGGTAGTCGTGGTTGGTAATGATCTCTTTAAAACTTTTATCTAATTGTACTAACTCACCACGAGCATGGGTGTTGTCAAATAAGTAACGATTTAATACATCAGTATTGGTGCTCACTAATTACATCCTTTCTTTAAATTCACGTATTTTACGACGCTGTTTTTTGTCTGGTTTACTGTCACTTGCTGGGCTTAACAATATGCCCTGCTTTCTCGCCGTGCTGACTTTTTCGCGTGTTTCGATACTTTGCTTGGTTTCTTCATAAAGTGTCTGTGCGAATGTTGCATCACGGCGCCTGTCCGCGAGTGCGATAACAGTGACTTCTTTTTCATCAAAGCCTTGGCGAATTCTAATTTTGTCGCCAAGTACGACATGTTTACTCGACTTACTGCGTTGACCATTGTAAAACACTTTACCACCATCAATCATTTGTTTGGCAATGGCACGAGTTTTATAAAAGCGAGCAGCCCAAAGCCACTTATCAAGGCGAAAGTGTTCAGTATTCGATAATTCTTTGTCTTGATGCTTGCCCATACTAATGACCCTGGTAAATTTGCGCGAAAGTTAACATATTTAGCAGCAATTCTCTACAATAGAGACTATATTTTAACTGATTAATTGCATAAAAAATGCACTAAAAAGTTACCGTTTGTAATAACTTGCGTAAATGAAGGGGGCTTGGGTAAGATTAAAGTGAATTATTGGATAATATCTTGGTCTGTACACTATAGGTTACAGGAAACATGTAAACCAACTGTAAACCTATGGAATATGACAAAAAAAATGCCCAAAGTAACTTGTTGCTACGCGCTCGGTCACGTATTATCAGGAGCAGTTAAAATTTATTACCTTTTATATAAGTATTTAAAAACATCATGGATTTAGCGCAAATTACAATTCGGTTACAGTCTTTATGGCAACAAGTGCCACAAAAACGACTAACACAAGCGTTAATCTCTTTGTTGGTAGTTTATATCGCTTATTGGAGTGCCAACTTTAGTTGGACGCTTTATCCTGAAGCTGAAACTAAATTATCAGCTTCAGCGCTCAGAGCGACAACAACTACTTCAAATCAACAAATAAATACTTCGGCAATTCGAAATTTAAACCTGTTTGGCGAATACAATAAAGAACAACCAGTCGTTAAACAGATTGAAAAAATTGAATCAGCTCCAGAGACTCGTTTGAAACTTACTTTAACCGGTTTAGTTGCTTCCGATGACCCGGCCACAGCAGCTGCTATAATTGAATCTAAAGGTAAGCAAGAAACTTACGGAATTGATGACAAAATCGAAGGCACTCGAGCAATTTTAAAACAAGTACAAAACGATCGAGTGATTATCGAATCATCGGGCCGTATGGAAACGTTAATGTTAGATGGCTTTGAATATACACAGGGCAATAGCCGTGACGTTATTGAAACTGAGCCAACTAGAAAAACGGTAAAAAATAGTGTTAAAACTAGTTTAACCAATAAAAATGCCAAGGACTCTGAAAAAAGCGCTCGTATTAAAGAGCGAGTAGCTAAAGCGAGAGCTGATATTTTAGATAATCCTGGTAAATTAACCGATTACATTAAAGTGTCGCCTTATCGTAAAGACGGTAAAGTAACAGGTTATCGTTTGATGCCAAGTAAAGATCCTGAATTTTTTGCCGGAGTAGGTTTATTACCAGGTGATATTGCCATACAAATCAATGGCAAAGATTTAACTGATATGCGTGAAGCTCAAAAAGCGCTAATCGAACTGCGTAAAGCAGAACATGTAGACATACTAGTAGAACGAAACGGTGAATTACACGACGTTTCTTTAGGCTTAAATAATTAATTGGAGAGTTTCATGCGCCTGAATCTTAGCGCAAAACAGTTTAAACGTGCATCCGCAAATATATTGGCGGCAATAACCATGGCTTGTACCTTGTGCATTGCATCAGCATCTGCTGCTCAATATTCACCTAACTTTAAAGGCACGGAAATCACTGAGTTTATCAACATTGTTGGTAAAAATTTAAAGAAAACCATCATAGTTGATCCAAAAGTGCGCGGTAAAATTAACGTACGTAGTTATGATTTATTAACTGAGCAACAGTATTACCAATTTTTTCTGAACGTTTTAGAGGTCTATGGTTTTGCCGTTGTTGAAATGGAAAATAACGTAGTTAAAGTAATTCCAAATAAAGATGCTAAAAGCGCTTCTATTCCTGTAGTTGGTGATAATAACCCAGGCATGGGTGATGAAATGGTTACCCGCGTTGTTGAAGTTAAAAATGTATCGGTGCGTGAATTATCTCCGTTATTGCGTCAATTGAGTGATCAGGCTGGTGGTGGTAACGTAGTTCACTATGAGCCGTCCAACGTAATTATGCTTACCGGTACTGCTGCGGTAGTGAATCGTTTGGTGAATATTATTACCCGCGTTGACAGAGCTGGTGATCAAGACGTACAAATAGTGAAGTTAAAATACGCATCAGCCGGTGAGATGGTACGTATTATTGAAAACATTAACAAACCTACTTCTGGTAAATCTGACACTCCTGCATTTCTAATCCCTAAAATTGTTGCCGACGACAGAACCAACTCGGTTATTATCAGTGGTGAAGGCCAGGCTCGTGATCGTATTGCTCGTTTAATCGAAAAATTAGACAGCGAATTAGAATCGTCAGGCAACACTCGTGTTTATTATCTTAAATATTCAAAAGCTGAAGATTTGGTCTCGGTGTTACAAAGCGTCAGTGATTCGATGCAAAAGAGTGCTACCGCATCAAAAACCACCTCTAAAACTTCGACTAGTCGTAGCCGCTCATCTGGTACTCGTAATGTCAGCATAGAATCGCATGAAGACACTAATACCTTGGTAATCACTGCTGAGCCAGATATGCTGCGTTCGCTTGAATCAGTTATTCGCCAACTAGATATTCGCCGAGCACAAGTGCTCGTTGAGGCTATTATCGTTGAAGTGTTTGAATCTGATGGTGCACAGTTAGGTGTGCAATGGTTCCATGAAGAAGGCGGTTTTACTCAGTTTAATAATGGCATAGTGCCAATTAGTGGTGTTGCTGCTGGTGCAATCGCAGCTGAAGGTGAAGAAGGTAATACCGTAACGACTATTGATGGTAATGGTAATCCGGTAACAACTACAAACCCTGATACCGATGGTGACTTTACCATTTTGGCGCAATTATTAGGTAACGTGAACGGCATGATGTTTGGTGTTGTAGAAGATAACTGGGGCGCTATTGTGCAAGCGGTTAGCTCTGATGTTAATTCTAACATTCTTGCTACGCCAAGTATTACTACCTTAGATAACGAAGAAGCCTATTTTATTGTCGGCCAAGAAATACCAATTATTACTGGTTCTGCTACGGGCAGCAATAATACTAACCCATTCCAAACGGTAGATCGTAAAGAAGTTGGTATTAAATTAAAGGTAACACCACAAGTAAACGAAGGTTCAGGGGTACAATTAACCATTGAGCAAGAAGTGTCTAGTGTAAGTGGTGCAACAGGCGTCGATGTTTCAATCAATAAACGTGAAATCAAAACTACAGTAATGGCTGATAGTGGCTCTACTATTATTCTTGGTGGTTTAATTGATGAAGACGTGCAAGAAAGCATGCAAAAAGTACCGTTTTTAGGCGACATTCCTATCTTGGGGCATTTATTCCGCTCAACCGGTAGTACAACTCGCAAGCGTAATTTAATGGTGTTTTTAAAGCCCACGATTATTCGTGACGGCGATTTAATGGAATCCATCTCAAAAGAAAAATATAACTATATTCGTGCCGATCAAATACGGAAACAAGAAAACGGGTTAGCCTTGATGGATAACGCGGTGCTGCCGTTGTTACCGAGTTGGAGTGATGAATTAGAATTGCCACCAACATTTGATGAATACATGGAAGAGCGCGCGATAGAAGAGTTAGGGAAAGACTTAACCGAAGCTGAAAAGCAAGATGCAAAAAAATGAGTAGTACCGATACATTATCCTCTACAGACAGCACAATTAATGAAGAATCTGTAGTGCTGACAGAGCAAGAATTGCTTGCACAAAATGAGCTCGCTGAGGAGGAAATACCACAGCTACCTTATCAACTACCGTTTGGTTTCGCCAAGCGCCATAGTGTGCTGGTTGAATCAGATGATAATGATTTAATCTTGCATGTTACTGAAACTTTAAAGGCCGATATTCTACTTGAAGTACGCCGTTTTTTAGGGCGCAGGTTTAGTGTTAAGAGTCATAATGCTGAAGAGTTTGAACGATTACTAACTCTTGCATATCAACGAGACTCATCGGAAGCACAGCAAATGATGGAAGATATTGGTAATGAGGCGAATCTATATTCGTTAGCCGATGAAATTCATGAAGCTGAAGATCTGCTTGAAAACGAAGATGATGCGCCAATCATCAAATTAATCAACGCGATGTTGTCTGAAGCTATTAAAGAAAATGCCTCAGATATTCACATTGAAACCTTTGAGAAAGTGTTAAAAATACGCTTTCGTGTCGATGGTATTTTGCGTGAAATATTAAAGCCAAATCGTAAGCTGGCATCAATGTTAGTATCGCGTATTAAGGTTATGGCCAAGCTCGATATTGCTGAAAAACGTGTACCACAAGATGGTCGTATTTCATTAAGAATCGGTGGTCGAGCAGTGGATGTTCGTGTATCAACAATGCCATCTAGTCATGGTGAGCGCGTGGTACTGCGTTTATTAGATAAAAATGCCGCCCGTCTGAATTTACAAGATTTAGGTATGACTGATAAAGGTCGTGAAACCTTTACCAGTGTTATTAATAAGCCACACGGCATTATTTTAGTGACCGGGCCAACCGGTTCAGGTAAAAGTACAACGCTTTACGCTGGTTTAACCCAAATTGATGCCAATGAAAGAAATATTTTAACGGTAGAAGACCCTATCGAATTCGCTATTGAAGGCATTGGCCAAACGCAAGTAAATACGAAAGTGGATATGACATTTGCCCGCGGTTTACGGGCAATATTACGTCAAGATCCGGATGTAGTTATGGTTGGTGAAATTCGCGACCTTGAAACGGCTCAAATTGCTGTGCAAGCAAGTTTAACGGGTCACTTAGTACTGTCAACATTACATACCAATACTGCCGCTGGCGCTATAACCCGATTAGAAGATATGGGCGTTGAGCCATTCTTATTATCATCGAGTCTGTTAGGTGTGTTAGCGCAGCGCTTGGTGAGAACCTTATGTGTGCATTGTAAAGAAGCGCATGTGGCTTCCGATGAAGAAGCTAAATTATTAGGTATCACTAATAACAAAGAACATTTAATTTATCGTGCCACCGGGTGTGATAAGTGTAAAAATCTAGGTTATAAAGGCCGTACTGGCATTCATGAATTGTTAGTTGTTGATGATAGTGTGCGTGAGCTTATTCAAAATAACGCTGGTGAGCAAGCCGTTGAAAAACTTGTGCGAAGCCATACACCAAGTATTCGTGATGATGGTTTTGGAAAAGTGTTGGATGGGCAAACTACCCTTGAAGAAATTTTACGAGTAACTAGAGAAGACTAGTTATGCCAGCATTTGATTATCAAGCGGTAGATTCCCGCGGTAAAAATAAAAAGGGTGTTGCGGAAGGCGATAACGCACGGCAAGTACGCAGTCAATTGCGGGAACAGGGCTTAATTCCAATTGAAGTTACGCCCAGTTTAGAAAAAGCTAAAAAAGACTCAAGCCGTCCAAGTTTTGGTGAGAAAAAAATATCAGCTGGCGAGCTGGCTTTGATTACTCGTCAACTAGCGACGTTGGTTGAGTCGGGCCTGCCACTAGAAGAAGCCTTGATTGCCGTTGCTGAACAGTGTGATAAAGACAAACTCAAAAGTATGTTGATGTCGGTACGCTCAAAAGTTACCGAAGGATATGGTTTAGCCGAATCGATGGCAGAATTCCCCAGCGTATTTGATAATTTATTTCGCGCCATGGTTTCTGCCGGAGAAAAATCAGGCCATTTAGATAATGTACTAAACCGTCTTGCCGATTACACCGAACAACGCCAACACATGAAGTCACAGTTGGTGCAAGCACTTATCTACCCGATAATTATGACTATTGTTGCTACTGCGGTGATTGTTATTCTATTAGTTGCGGTAGTACCGCAAATTGTTGGTCAGTTTGAGCATATGAGCCAGGAATTACCAGGTACAACGACCTTTTTAATTGCGGTCAGTGAATTCTTACAAGACTACATTCTATTTATTATTGGCTTTATCGTTATTGCCAGCATGTTGTTTAAGCAAATGATGAAAAAAGCGGCGTTTAAAATGCTCGTACATCAACGCGCATTGGCTTTACCTATATTGGGGAAAGTGACGCGGGGCTTGAATACCGCGCGTTTTGCCCGCACATTAAGTATATGTACAGCGAGCGCCGTGCCTTTACTGGAAAGCATGAAAATTGCAGGCGCAGTATTGACCAATGTTCATATTGCCGAGAAAGTTGAAGAGGCATCAGGGCAAGTGCGTGAAGGCGCAAGCTTGCATGCATCTTTGAAGAAAACAAAATTGTTTCCACCAATGATGTTACATATGATCGCCAGTGGTGAAAAGTCGGGTGAATTAGAAAACATGTTAGGTCGCGCGGCCGATAACCAAGATCGTGAATTTGAAGCTGTGGTGAGTATTTCACTGAAAGTGTTCGAACCGGCGCTCATGGTGAGTATGGCTGCGGTGGTATTATTTATCGTTATGGCTATTATTCAGCCAATAATGCAATTGAATACATTAATTTAGGTAGTAAAAAATGAAAGTTACACACAAAAAAGTAAAAGGTTTTACCTTACTGGAAGTTATGGTTGTTATCGTAATTTTAGGTATTTTAGGTGCTATGGTTGTACCTAACCTTATGGGAAACCTTGATACTGCAAAGATCAAAACTACGGTGTCTGATATTGGCGCGTTAGAGCAACAGTTAAAACTATATAAAATGGCCAATTATAATTTTCCGTCGACTGAGCAAGGATTAGAAGCTCTTGTCGAAGAAACTGATATTGAACCATTACCCCGTCGTTTTCCTGAAGGTGGTTATTTACCACGTTTACCGATAGATCCTTGGGGCAATGAGTATGTATTATTAAACCCAGGAGAAAACGGTATAATTGATGTATTCAGTGCGGGTCCTGATGGTGAAGTAGGTACTGAAGATGACATTGGCAATTGGAATGTTGAAGAATTTAGATAAGCTCTAATTTTTCACAAGTAATGAACAATGAATAATGAAAAATGATAGGGGATTTACACTACTGGAAGTGATGTTAGTACTGCTGGTTATCGGTATGCTGTTAAACACACTTGTTGGTAATCTAACTCGTTCCCCTATTGAAGATAAACTTGAGCTTGATAGTCAAAAATTTTCGGCTTTGTTTAATTTGGCAAGTGAGTATGCGTTATTAAATAATATTGAGTTAGGTTTACTCGTTGAAGAAGATAGCTATCAGTTTTTGGCGTTTGATGGCATCAAGTGGGTACCCGTTCCCGAGCAAGACAGCCTAATTGAAGAAATATTCGAAGAGCCTTTTTATCTCACCCTTACCTTAGATGAACTGCCTG of Thalassotalea fonticola contains these proteins:
- a CDS encoding prepilin-type N-terminal cleavage/methylation domain-containing protein gives rise to the protein MKNDRGFTLLEVMLVLLVIGMLLNTLVGNLTRSPIEDKLELDSQKFSALFNLASEYALLNNIELGLLVEEDSYQFLAFDGIKWVPVPEQDSLIEEIFEEPFYLTLTLDELPVDGQMIISQSMFEEFEDEQAFEDEEELLYPQVFILSGGDITPFKLTFSYDDDFDEPMYFDVTGTYTIPLVIEGPFFDEQ